From Salinicola endophyticus:
GTCGCGGTGGAGCGGTAGTTCTGCTCCAGCTTGATCACGTTCAGGCGTGGAAAGTCCTCGCCCAGGGTGACCAGGTTCTCCGGGCGGGCGCCACGCCAGGCGTAGATCGACTGATCGTCATCGCCGACCACGGTGAAGGTGGCGCGCTCGTCCATCAGCATCTTCACCAGCTGGTACTGGCTGACGTTGGTGTCCTGGTACTCGTCCACCAGCATGTAGTGGATACGCTTGCGCCAGCGCGCCAGGGCCTCGGGGTCGCTCGACAGCAGCACCACCGGCAGCATGATCAGGTCGTCGAAGTCGACCGCGTTGTAGGCCTTGAGATGGCGGTTGTAGGCCTCGTAGACCCGCGCGGCGTACTGCTCGTCCTCGTCCGCAGCGTGGGAGATCGCGTGCCCCGGCAGCACCAGGTCGTTCTTCCACTGGGAGATCTGGCTCTGCACCGCGCCGATCTGCTCGGCATCGGTGTCGGCCTCCTTCTGCATCAGGTCGCGCAGCAGCGCCTTGGCATCTTCCGGGTCGAACAGCGAGAAGCCCGGGCGGAAGCCCAGCGCCTTGAGCTCGCGGCGGATGATGTTGAGCCCCAGGTTGTGGAAGGTGGAAACGGTGAGCCCGTGCCCCTCGCGCCCCTTGAGCATCTGCCCCACGCGCTCCTTCATCTCGCGGGCCGCCTTGTTGGTGAAGGTGACCGCGGCGATCTTGCGCGCGCTCATCCCGCACTCCTGGACCAGATAGGCGATCTTGGTGGTGATCACGCTGGTCTTGCCCGAACCGGCCCCGGCCAGGACCAGACAGGGGCCATCGATATAGCGCACCGCTTCCTGCTGGCGCGGGTTGAGCTTGGCGAGGCGTTGGCGAATATCGGACATGGCGGCAGAATCGCTGAGGTAGGAACGGTGAGATCAGAACGCTGACAGTGAGAACAACAGAGGGGGAATGATACACCTCATGCAGATCATCCGAGACGATTTACGCGGCCCCGAGATCGCTGCGCTACTTGAAGCGCATCTGGCCGACTTTGCGCCCCACTCCCCGCCGGAGAGCCGCCACGCGCTGGATCTCGACGGGCTGCGACGCCCGGAGGTTCACTTCTATACCGCCTGGGAAGATGGCGAGCTGCTCGGCTGCGGCGCGTTCAAGCGCCTCGATGCGCGGCATGCTGAACTCAAGTCGATGCGCACCGACTCGCGGCATCTGCGCCGAGGCGTGGCCCGAGCGCTGCTCACCCGGCTGATCGCGGAAGCGCGGGCGGCGGGGTTCGAGCGCCTGAGCCTGGAGACCGGCTCGGTAGCGCACTTCGTGCCCGCCCGACACTTCTACGCGGCCGCGGGGTTCGCCGAATGCGGGCCCTTCGGCGATTACGTCGAAGACCCCTACAGCGTGTTCATGACCCGGCGCCTATGAGGCCGCCACCCCATACCGCGCTCAGACATCCACCGCGCCGGCGAAGTCGAGCTGGCGCCACGCCTCGAAGACGATGATGGCGCAGGCGTTGGAGAGGTTCAGGCTGCGGCTGTCGGCCAGCATGGGAATGCGCAGACGCTGGGCCGGCGGCAGGGCATCCAGCATCTCCTGGGGCAGGCCGCGGGTCTCGGGACCGAAGACCAGCGCATCGCCCTCGCGATAGTGGATATGGTGGTAGCCGTGGCGGCCGCGGGTCGAGACCGCAAAGACCCGCTCCGGGCCGACGGTTTCGAGAAACGCCGCCCAGTTGGCGTGCACCTG
This genomic window contains:
- a CDS encoding GNAT family N-acetyltransferase is translated as MQIIRDDLRGPEIAALLEAHLADFAPHSPPESRHALDLDGLRRPEVHFYTAWEDGELLGCGAFKRLDARHAELKSMRTDSRHLRRGVARALLTRLIAEARAAGFERLSLETGSVAHFVPARHFYAAAGFAECGPFGDYVEDPYSVFMTRRL
- the trmL gene encoding tRNA (uridine(34)/cytosine(34)/5-carboxymethylaminomethyluridine(34)-2'-O)-methyltransferase TrmL; this encodes MLDIVLFEPEIPPNTGNIIRLCANTGFRLHLIEPMAFELEDKRLRRAGLDYHEWARVQVHANWAAFLETVGPERVFAVSTRGRHGYHHIHYREGDALVFGPETRGLPQEMLDALPPAQRLRIPMLADSRSLNLSNACAIIVFEAWRQLDFAGAVDV